One window from the genome of Natrinema caseinilyticum encodes:
- a CDS encoding bacterio-opsin activator domain-containing protein, with the protein MSWTSWWNVTQNAGTRSGLVVLGSAFAVHTGVLTAFFGWVGTAGNLSSVASAHLSIVLAVGLAGLVSGEDTRAAITRLTTEIERARSGAGRGDFASDRTDEIGALYDAVDGLVSAFGDRVVPFEENTDHTEGSPDSESNLLYSFDAEGGLLYWSEDFPSLTGYSDADLGSMTAFDFFDEAVRPSVVDAVERARETGRASVDVEVLTRDDDPVRTEFTAVKIENAGEYQIVAELVRHDDERERLERELRTEREHFRVALENSPLIAFRLDTDLRYTWVSKLHPDFRPEDVLGKRDDELLPTDQAEVIMAPKRAALETGEGVREEVSYELPSGQISYELTVEPLRDDTGTVVGLTCSSLDVTERNERERELKRTTDLFQQTQRIAGVGGWELDLETDSPYEVTMTDEVYRIHEVPVGVPFDLETGIEFYHPDDRPRIRAAIERAIETGERYELEARLITAEGNERWVNAAGEGIERNGEIVSLRGTFQDVTERKEREFALGSLHETARELLNTETVSDVADVVVGATDDVLDVDGVAVYYLTDANELEPIASTDGFDARSENPPTVSVGDTDSPIWNTFATETHTVFEDVGTDERPLPFAEDVDGGLLVPIGDYGVFVALTPPSTIDDETRRLVETIAATTEAAFDRLESQTTLRERDAELEARNRRLKRQGQITEIIRRIDQSLIGATTHEEIERTVCERLVETDDIGFAWIGSLDPTESTLRPRAWAGSKGEYLDIAPLETDLASPEPSVITARTDRSTVVPNVLDRLKTEPWRKSALACGFSSCLYVPITFDEYSYGVLSVYAPEPGVFDQLERAVFEELGEGIANSITTAKTRQALHAETLLELTLRFDEPETFLARLARRTGEQIDFEGLTTRSTDETRLFFSTSGGDSDSIVRILADLVSVSNYNLIDESGGRCLFEATVAGDLIASRLVRHGANPRSIRATPSGLEVVVDVPPTSNVREFVGMLDERYSSVELVARRDVRRSMHTREELVASLFEELTDKQLEALKTAYYAGFFDWPRKSTGEDIADVLGVAQPTVNRHLRFGQQRLLTQLFGSDERTTVR; encoded by the coding sequence ATGTCGTGGACCAGCTGGTGGAACGTAACTCAGAACGCGGGCACTCGATCGGGATTGGTCGTACTCGGAAGCGCGTTCGCGGTACACACGGGCGTATTGACCGCCTTTTTCGGTTGGGTCGGAACCGCAGGTAATCTTTCGTCCGTCGCGAGCGCGCACCTCTCGATCGTGTTGGCAGTCGGCCTGGCGGGGCTGGTCAGCGGTGAGGACACGAGAGCCGCGATCACACGCTTGACGACCGAAATCGAACGAGCGCGGTCGGGCGCCGGCCGCGGGGACTTCGCGAGCGACCGGACCGACGAAATCGGTGCGTTGTACGACGCGGTCGACGGACTGGTGAGTGCGTTCGGCGACCGTGTGGTTCCCTTCGAAGAAAATACCGATCACACCGAGGGTAGTCCGGACTCCGAGTCGAACCTCCTCTACTCGTTCGACGCGGAGGGAGGTCTCCTGTACTGGTCGGAGGATTTCCCGAGCCTGACGGGGTATTCGGACGCGGACCTCGGCTCGATGACGGCGTTCGACTTCTTCGACGAGGCCGTTCGGCCGTCCGTCGTCGACGCGGTCGAAAGAGCGCGCGAAACCGGACGGGCAAGCGTCGATGTCGAGGTCCTGACCCGGGACGACGACCCCGTCCGCACCGAGTTCACGGCGGTCAAAATCGAGAACGCGGGCGAATATCAAATAGTGGCCGAACTCGTCCGACACGACGACGAGCGCGAGCGCCTCGAGCGTGAACTTCGCACCGAACGGGAGCACTTCCGCGTGGCCCTCGAGAACTCGCCGCTGATCGCGTTCAGATTGGACACCGATCTCCGCTACACCTGGGTCTCCAAACTGCACCCGGATTTCCGACCCGAAGACGTGCTCGGGAAACGTGACGACGAGTTGTTACCGACCGACCAGGCGGAGGTGATTATGGCACCGAAACGGGCCGCGTTGGAGACCGGTGAGGGAGTCCGGGAGGAAGTGTCCTACGAACTGCCGAGCGGACAGATCTCTTACGAACTGACGGTCGAACCGCTGCGTGACGATACCGGAACGGTCGTGGGATTGACCTGTTCCTCGCTGGACGTTACCGAACGAAACGAGCGCGAACGGGAACTAAAGCGGACGACCGACCTCTTTCAGCAGACCCAACGCATCGCGGGGGTGGGCGGTTGGGAACTCGATCTCGAGACCGATTCCCCCTACGAGGTCACGATGACGGACGAAGTGTACCGGATCCACGAGGTTCCGGTCGGGGTGCCGTTCGATCTGGAGACGGGCATCGAGTTCTACCACCCCGACGATCGACCTCGAATCCGCGCCGCGATCGAGCGCGCCATCGAAACCGGGGAGCGGTACGAACTCGAAGCGCGACTGATCACGGCCGAAGGCAACGAACGGTGGGTGAACGCGGCGGGCGAGGGAATCGAACGAAACGGCGAGATCGTCTCGCTCCGTGGCACGTTCCAAGACGTAACCGAACGGAAAGAACGCGAGTTCGCGCTCGGGTCGCTTCACGAGACCGCCCGCGAGTTACTCAACACGGAGACGGTATCCGACGTCGCCGACGTCGTCGTCGGAGCTACCGATGACGTTCTCGACGTCGACGGCGTCGCCGTGTATTACCTCACCGATGCGAACGAACTCGAGCCGATCGCGTCCACCGACGGGTTCGACGCTCGCTCCGAGAATCCGCCGACCGTCTCGGTGGGGGATACGGACTCCCCCATCTGGAACACGTTCGCCACCGAAACGCACACCGTGTTCGAGGACGTCGGGACGGACGAACGCCCGCTGCCGTTCGCCGAGGACGTCGACGGCGGGTTACTCGTTCCGATCGGCGACTACGGCGTCTTCGTCGCGCTCACGCCACCATCGACGATCGACGACGAGACCCGACGACTGGTGGAAACGATCGCCGCGACGACCGAAGCCGCGTTCGACCGCCTCGAGAGTCAAACGACCCTCCGTGAGCGGGACGCGGAACTCGAGGCGCGGAACCGTCGTCTCAAACGGCAGGGGCAGATCACCGAGATCATTCGACGCATCGATCAGTCGCTCATCGGCGCCACTACGCACGAGGAAATCGAGCGGACGGTCTGTGAACGGCTCGTCGAAACGGACGATATCGGCTTCGCGTGGATCGGCAGTCTCGATCCCACCGAGAGCACCCTTCGGCCGCGCGCCTGGGCCGGCTCGAAGGGGGAGTATCTGGACATCGCCCCGCTGGAAACGGACCTGGCGTCGCCCGAACCGTCGGTCATCACGGCGCGGACCGACCGATCGACGGTCGTCCCGAACGTCCTCGACCGCCTGAAAACGGAACCCTGGCGCAAGAGCGCTCTCGCGTGCGGCTTCTCGTCTTGTCTCTACGTACCGATTACGTTCGACGAATACTCGTACGGCGTCCTCTCCGTGTACGCCCCCGAGCCGGGCGTTTTCGACCAACTCGAGCGAGCGGTGTTCGAAGAGCTGGGGGAGGGTATCGCGAACTCGATAACGACCGCCAAGACCCGTCAGGCGCTTCACGCCGAGACGCTCCTCGAGCTCACACTCCGGTTCGACGAACCGGAGACGTTCCTCGCACGGCTCGCTCGCAGAACGGGCGAACAGATCGACTTCGAAGGACTCACGACCCGTTCGACCGACGAAACGCGGCTGTTCTTTTCGACGAGCGGCGGAGATTCCGACTCCATCGTCCGGATCCTCGCGGACCTCGTTTCCGTCAGCAATTACAATCTGATCGACGAATCGGGCGGCCGATGTCTCTTCGAAGCGACGGTCGCGGGCGACCTCATCGCCTCGAGGCTCGTCCGTCACGGCGCAAACCCACGGTCGATTCGCGCGACTCCGAGTGGACTCGAAGTCGTCGTCGACGTGCCACCGACGAGCAACGTCAGGGAATTCGTCGGAATGCTGGACGAGCGATACTCGAGCGTCGAACTCGTCGCCCGACGCGACGTGAGGCGGTCGATGCACACCAGAGAAGAGTTGGTCGCGTCCCTGTTCGAGGAGTTGACCGACAAACAACTCGAGGCGCTCAAGACCGCTTACTACGCCGGGTTCTTCGATTGGCCGCGGAAGAGTACGGGCGAGGACATCGCCGATGTGCTCGGGGTCGCCCAACCGACCGTCAATCGCCACCTCCGGTTTGGACAGCAACGACTCCTCACACAGTTGTTCGGATCCGACGAACGCACGACCGTCCGATGA